Genomic segment of bacterium:
TGGAAAACAACAAATTTCCATAAATTTCTATTAGTTTCTATTAATTTCAATTTTTTTAATAATATCTCCCTATCTCCTTAATCTCCACATCTCCTTTTGTTACACCACCTGAACGCTTACAAATTTTTTTAACCACAAAGATCACAAAGAGTTTCACAAAAGAGTCAAAGATTTTTGAGAGAATAAATTTTTCCCTTTATTTCTTTGTGTATTCTTTGTGTACTTTGTGGTTAATTTCAGAGACCATTTAATTTTCTTCGTGTCCTTCGTGTTCTTCGTGGTGAATAGTTACACTTATTTTTCAATTATAGTTTCATCTATCTTCATCCCAAAATGTCTTCCAGCATCTTCCTGGTAGGCTAATACTTCACTTCCTTCTTGTAGCGAAACAATGGAGATAGGACTTCCATCTGGTGTGCAAAGTCTGATAGTTTCTGCATTTTGGAGGATTAAAGAAACTATTTTTGAATTGATTTTTCCTTCTAACAACATCAATGGTCTTTTTTCTATCTTTATTCTACCAACAATGGCTGATTGAGTTTGTCCTGTTGAATTAACAATTAATACTTCATCACCTGTTTTTAACTCGGATAAATATTTAGTTTTACCTCCTGGTAGAAGTGTATAGGCATGGACAGCGCCGGCATTAACCCTGAAAGGTCTGGGTTCGACATAAGGATTTTCAACACTCTCTGAATGGACTAAAAACATTGCACCTGAAGAATTCCCGGCTAACATCCCTTCTCCTTGCTTCATATTGGTACAGGTATCAATACAAACCCTGTCTCCCATTCCCAGAGGTTCTATTTTTGTAATTTTTGCAATGGCAATCTCTAATTTCTCTTGAGTATTTTTGATTAGTTGTGCACATCTTTTTATCTCATTTAAATCGGTTGTCTCAAGCAGAACACCCGCAACTCCTTTTTCTAATATTTGAATAGCGATTTTTGTCTCTTTTTCATTATGAACATAAGCTATTAATCCGGCAGGATTTTGAGCAATTAAATTCTCTAATGGGATAATTGTCCAATCGTTTGTTTTAATAATAAGTGTTTTGGATTTTGACAACTTAGCGGCGGTTTCTTCATCCTGTTTATTATTGATTTCAAACTCAACGACATCTTCATTTAGTTTCAAATCACCATTTTTAGAGATAGTTTTAATTTTGCCCAATTCCTTTACCTTTTCCTCAAATCCTTCTTCAACCCAAATAGCATCTACGCCACTTTCTAATGCAGTTGTCACAACCGCTTTATTAAACGGAATAGATTTTAGCCAGATAGTTTTCATTTTAGATTCTCCTGAAAATAGTTAATTAGAGATTAGAGAATTAGTGAATTAGAACCTGCACTCTTGCTAATCTCTAATCTCTAATCTCTAATCTCTATGCCCGATTTTCATCCTCCTCGTATCATCTATTCTTTTGTTTCATATTTGTAGACCTTTGGTTTAAAATCAACCTTATTTTTTAAAACCATGGTATCTTCTTTTAAAGACAAAAGATAAAATCCTTCTTTTTCTGCAATCCTTACTGCATCATGGGATGGATTCATATAGGCAATTGCACCAATTACTGGTAGATCATTGTATTTAGGAAAGAATTCATAGAAAGAGGAAATGTCTTCTAATGCGTCGTTTATATCTCTTGGTTCAAAATATGTCTTTACCTCAACTATTATAACATAGTCCTGGTTTTCTCCCCTGGCTATGCTTAATAGGTCTAATTCTAAGGTATTTCCGTTCATATGAGAAAGAGCCCTTGGAAAGGTTTGGATAATCTTTATCCCTCTTTTTGAAAATGCCTCTGTTAGAGATACAAGTGCCATACCCTCTGTTAATCTTCCCCAACCATCTGATATGCCTGCTACCAATTTCCTTGTTTTTTCAAACTCTTTATCTGTCTTCTTAAACATAGCCCTTAATTCCTCATCTGTTTTTTTAAGTTGCTCATCTGTTTTTTTAAGTTGCTCATCTGTTTTTTTAAGTTGCTCATCTGTTTTTTTAAGTTGCTCATCTGTTTTTTTAAGATGTTCATCTGTTTTTTTAAGTTGCTCATCTGTTTTTTCTTGAGCCTTTTTGAGGGTTTCTTGAGATTTTCTAAACTCTTCCTGGCTCTTTAAAAGTCTTTCTATTCTTCTATCTACATTATCAAGTCTTTGTTCAACCTTCATAGCCATTTTATATCACCTCCATTAAAATATCTCTTTAAGATTAAAATTTAGCCCTTTGATTAAATTTGATTTAACCACATCCCCTATTTTATAAATGCCCGTATCTTCATACAACTTGCCTGTATGAGAAAATATCTGGAGTGTTTTTTTATCTGCATCTAATAGCCAGTATTCCTTTACTCCATAAGTTTCATAGAGTCTCTTTTTTAATAGTTTATCCAAATTTTGGGTATAAGGAGAGGTGATTTCAATAATTAAATTGGGTGCACCTTCAATATACTTGTCCTTG
This window contains:
- a CDS encoding 3-dehydroquinate synthase II translates to MKTIWLKSIPFNKAVVTTALESGVDAIWVEEGFEEKVKELGKIKTISKNGDLKLNEDVVEFEINNKQDEETAAKLSKSKTLIIKTNDWTIIPLENLIAQNPAGLIAYVHNEKETKIAIQILEKGVAGVLLETTDLNEIKRCAQLIKNTQEKLEIAIAKITKIEPLGMGDRVCIDTCTNMKQGEGMLAGNSSGAMFLVHSESVENPYVEPRPFRVNAGAVHAYTLLPGGKTKYLSELKTGDEVLIVNSTGQTQSAIVGRIKIEKRPLMLLEGKINSKIVSLILQNAETIRLCTPDGSPISIVSLQEGSEVLAYQEDAGRHFGMKIDETIIEK